The Psychrobacillus sp. FSL K6-4046 DNA window AATGTTATTATTGTTACAAAAGAAAAACTCTCACAAAATAGTGAGAGTTTCATATATTTTATATATTATAATATCTATTTATGATTTCTTTTTAGGTATTCTTACTGTAATTTGATAAAAATCTTCGGTGTCTTCTTCTTCGGTTTTTAAATTAATTCCGCTTTTAGTAACCATACTAAGAGATTGCTTGATCGTATTTAAAGCAATTCGTACATCTTTACTAATCGCTTTTCTTTTAGGCTTTGGAGCTTTTTCCTCTTTAACAGGAGGATTTACTATATCATTAACTTTTTCTTCGAGCTGCTTTACATTCCAATGATTATCAATGGATTCAACCATAAGCTTGATTTGTATATCTTCATCCTTTATTTGCATAAGAGATCTTGCATGACGTTCCGACAATCTCTTATCCATAATTGCTTGTTGAATTTCTTCTGGTAGTTTCAGCAAACGTAACTTATTAGCTACAGTCGATTGGCCCTTACCTAATCTTTGAGCGAGCGCTTCCTGAGTTAGCTCATGCAGCTTAAGTAATTTTTGATATGCTACTGCCTCTTCAATGGCAGTCAGCTCTTCTCGTTGAAGATTTTCTATCAATGCAATCGATGCTGTTTCCTTATCACTTAAATTACGAACTATAGCAGGTACTTCTTTCCACTTAAGCTTTGTCATCGCCCTGAAGCGACGTTCCCCCGCTATTATTTCATACTTATCGTCATCCATTTTACGAATGACGATAGGTTGAATTACACCGTGTGTATGAATAGTTCTAGCAAGTTCTTCTATTTTTGCATCATCAAAAACGGTCCTAGGCTGGTACCTATTAGGAACTATTTTTTCTATGGCTACCTGTACTACTTCTTCATTATTAGTCTGAGTAGCCTCAACGACTGGATCTTGTCCTTGCTTATCAGAACCTCCGAAAAATCGTGAGAAAGGACTTTTCATCTAACTAGCACCACCTTTTAGATACTCTTTACTTATGTTCACGACACAGAAAATAATATAATAATGTTTCACGTGGAACGTTCCTCATTAAATAATAGGTGTTTTGTTTGGTATACCTGGCTTTCGAGGGTATCTTTTCGGTGTGCTTTTAATTTTAGAAAAGACATATAACGTTCTCTCACTATTTTCTATCGGTAATAGAAAAGAATACTCCGCACTTTTTTCAGAGCCTAATACCTCAATAGCTTTTTGTGCATCTTTTAATTCATCTAGTGCACTTGCTGCTTTCATAGCTATAAACTTCCCACCGACTTTCACAAGTGGAATACATAGCTCTGACAGTACAGAGAGTCTTGCTACTGCTCGTGCAGTAACAAGATCAAACTGTTCTCTATATTCTTTATTTTGTCCAAATTCCTCAGCACGCGCATGAACAAAATTAACATTTTTTAAATTTAGCTCCTTGCTTAAATGAGTCAAAAATTGAATTCTTTTATTTAAAGAATCAACGATTGTTACATTAAGGTTTGGAAAACAAATTTTTAATGGAATACTTGGAAACCCTGCCCCTGCTCCTACATCACAAACAGAGAGGGAACCATTAAAATCCTCATAGAAAGAAGCACTGATAGAATCTAAGAAATGTTTTAAGTAAACAGATGGTTCATCTGTAATGGCTGTTAAATTCATTTTCTCGTTCCATTCCACAAGTAACTCATAATATTTTCTGAATTGCTCTAATTGGAAATCTGTTAGTTCAATTCCTTTTTCATAGAGGGCATTTTTAAATTGTTCTTCGTTCATTTTGTTCTCCTCATTGTCTTAGACTAACCAGTGATTTTAGCTATCTTACCTTGTTCAATATATATTAGAAGGATAGAAATATCTGCTGGGTTTACTCCTGAAATACGAGATGCTTGTGCAATAGATAATGGTCTTACTTGCATTAGTTTTTGTTTTGCTTCTGTTGCAAGTCCGGAGATTGCATTGTAAT harbors:
- the rsmG gene encoding 16S rRNA (guanine(527)-N(7))-methyltransferase RsmG, whose translation is MNEEQFKNALYEKGIELTDFQLEQFRKYYELLVEWNEKMNLTAITDEPSVYLKHFLDSISASFYEDFNGSLSVCDVGAGAGFPSIPLKICFPNLNVTIVDSLNKRIQFLTHLSKELNLKNVNFVHARAEEFGQNKEYREQFDLVTARAVARLSVLSELCIPLVKVGGKFIAMKAASALDELKDAQKAIEVLGSEKSAEYSFLLPIENSERTLYVFSKIKSTPKRYPRKPGIPNKTPII
- the noc gene encoding nucleoid occlusion protein, with protein sequence MKSPFSRFFGGSDKQGQDPVVEATQTNNEEVVQVAIEKIVPNRYQPRTVFDDAKIEELARTIHTHGVIQPIVIRKMDDDKYEIIAGERRFRAMTKLKWKEVPAIVRNLSDKETASIALIENLQREELTAIEEAVAYQKLLKLHELTQEALAQRLGKGQSTVANKLRLLKLPEEIQQAIMDKRLSERHARSLMQIKDEDIQIKLMVESIDNHWNVKQLEEKVNDIVNPPVKEEKAPKPKRKAISKDVRIALNTIKQSLSMVTKSGINLKTEEEDTEDFYQITVRIPKKKS